The genomic interval TAGGGAGAAATTAAGTGACTCAGATGGTGGAACTTTTAGTGGAGTAACTGAATTACCTTGGTCAAGAATTGTAATTTCAGGAGATAAAAATAATGATGATTTAGTTGACTAATTCTTTAGATGGTTTTGGACAAATGATGCTTATTAAAGGGTATGAATCAGAGGGGCATCATAGTTCTCACCAAGACTATGGTAATAATTTTAATAAAAGAACTAGTTGAGTAGAAGAATTTAATGAAATGTCTAAGGTTGTTTAAGAAAAATATAATATCTTAGTTGGGGTTCATATAAATATGAGAGAAATATATCTAATGATGTTAACTATTTATAATAAGAAAGTTTAATAAACTATGGGAAAAACTAATTGGAGTGAAACAAGTATAGTTAGAGATAAGGGATTTTATAGATATAAATTTAAAGAAACCTTAACTTTAAGAACAAAAAGGTAATAATAAAAATTGGGAGGAAAAAATTATCCTTCTAATTTTTTTAACTATTTACAATACTTGTAAACGATATTATAATTGTAATGTAAATATTTTGAAGTAGGAGGGGACTATGAAAAGAAAAATGCTTAAAAGACTTTTAACTTCAGCTTTTGCTTGTATATTTATTGCAAATGGCTTAATAACTACTACTGTAAGAGCTGTAGGACCTAAAACTGGGGAAGAAAACCAGGTTTTAGTTCCAAATTTAAATCCAACACCAGAAAATTTAGAGGTTGTAGGAGATGGATTTAAGATAACTTCTTCTATAAATTTAGTTGGTGAGGAAGAGGCAGATGAGAATGCAGTAAATGCTTTAAGGGAATTCTTAACTGCAAACAACATAGAAATAAATAGTGAAAATGATCCAAATTCAACTACCCTTATAATAGGTGAGGTTGATGATGATATTCCTGAGTTAGATGAAGCTTTAAATGGAACTACAGCAGAAAATTTAAAAGAAGAGGGATATGCTTTAGTTTCAAATGATGGGAAAATAGCTATTGAGGGTAAAGATGGAGATGGAACTTTCTATGGAGTTCAAACATTTAAGCAATTAGTTAAGGAATCTAATATACCAGAAGTAAATATAACTGATTATCCAACAGTTAGTGCTAGAGGTATTGTAGAAGGTTTTTATGGAACTCCTTGGACACATCAAGATAGATTAGATCAGATTAAATTTTATGGAGAAAATAAATTAAACACATATATTTATGCTCCTAAAGATGATCCATATCACAGAGAAAAATGGAGAGATCCATATCCAGAAAGTGAAATGCAAAGAATGCAAGAACTTATAAATGCTTCTGCTGAAAATAAGGTTGATTTTGTTTTTGGTATTTCTCCAGGAATAGATATAAGATTTGATGGAGATGCGGGAGAAGAAGATTTTCAACATTTAATAACAAAGGCAGAATCTTTATATAACATGGGAGTAAGAAGCTTTGCAATCTATTGGGATGATATTCAAGATAAGAGTGCAGCTAAACATGCTCAAGTTTTAAATAGATTTAATGAAGAATTTGTAAAGGCTAAAGGGGATGTAAAACCATTAATAACAGTTCCAACAGAGTATGATACTGGAGCTATGGTAAGTAATGGACAACCTAGAGCTTATACTAGAATTTTTGCAGAAACTGTTGATCCTAGTATAGAAGTTATGTGGACTGGCCCTGGAGTTGTTACAAATGAAATTCCTTTAAGTGATGCACAACTTATAAGTGGAATATACAATAGAAATATGGCAGTATGGTGGAATTATCCAGTAACAGATTATTTTAAAGGTAAACTTGCCTTAGGACCAATGCATGGATTAGATAAAGGATTAAATCAATATGTAGATTTCTTTACTGTAAATCCAATGGAGCATGCTGAGCTTTCAAAAATATCAATACACACAGCTGCGGACTATAGCTGGAATATGGATAACTATGATTATAATAAGGCTTGGAATAGAGCAATTGATATGCTTTATGGTGATTTAGCAGAAGATATGAAGGTATTTGCAAACCATTCAACAAGAATGGACAATAAAACTTGGGCTAAATCAGGAAGAGAAGATGCTCCAGAGCTTAGAGCAAAAATGGATGAGTTATGGAATAAGTTATCTTCTAAAGAAGATGCAAGTGCTCTTATAGAAGAGTTATATGGCGAGTTTGCAAGAATGGAAGAAGCTTGTAATAATCTAAAGGCGAATTTGCCTGAAGTTGCTTTAGAAGAATGCTCAAGACAACTTGATGAACTTATTACTTTAGCTCAAGGGGATAAGGCTTCATTAGATATGATTGTAGCTCAATTAAATGAAGATACAGAGGCTTATGAAAGTGCTAAAGAAATTGCACAAAATAAATTAAATACAGCCTTAAGTAGCTTTGCAGTTATATCTGAAAAGGTTGCTCAATCATTTATACAAGAAGCTTTAAGTTTTGATTTAACATTAATAAATCCAAGAACAGTAAAGATAACAGCTTCATCAGAAGAGACTTCAGGGGAAAATGCACCAGCTTCTTTTGCTTCAGATGGTGATATGAATACTTTCTGGCATAGTAAATGGTCATCACCTGCTCATGAAGGTCCTCATCATTTAACTTTAGAATTAGATAATGTATATGAAATAAATAAAGTTAAATATGCTCCAAGACAAGATAGTAAAAATGGAAGAATAACAGGGTATAAAGTATCTGTTAGTTTAGATGGAGAAAACTTTACAGAAGTTAAAACTGGAACTTTAGAAGATAATGCAGCTATTAAATTTATAGAATTTGATAGTGTTGATGCTAAATATGTAAGATTAGATGTTACAGATAGCGTTTCAGATCAAGCAAATGGTAGAGGAAAATTTGCTACTGCTGCAGAGGTTAATGTTCATGGAAAGTTAAAAGAAAATGCTGAGGTAACAGGAAGTGTATCTCTTGAAGCTTTAGAGGAAGTTCAAGTTGGAGAAAACTTAGAAGTTGGAGTGGGTATAGACGAATTAGTAAATGCAGAAGCTTTTGCTTATGATTTTACACTAAATTATGATGAAAATGCCTTTGAATATGTAGAAGCAATTTCTGATGATGGAGTATTTGTAAATGCTAAGAAAATAGAAGATGGAAAGGTTAGAGTGCTTGTAAGTTCTTTAACTGGAGAACCATTGCCAGCTAAAGAAGTTTTAGCTAAGGTTGTCCTAAGAGCAGAAGCTAAAGCAGAAGGAAGTAATTTAAGTGTAACCAATTCATCAGTTGGAGATGGAGAAGGATTAGTTCATGAGATTGCAGGAACTGAAAAAACAGTTAATATAATAGAAGGAACTAGTCCAGAAATTGTTGTAAATCCAGTAAGAGATTTTAAAGCATCAGAAATAAATAAAAAGAATGTAACTGTAACTTGGACAGAACCAGAAACAACAGAAGGCTTAGAAGGATATATTCTTTATAAGGATGGTAAAAAGGTAGCTGAAATAGGCAAGGATGAAACTTCTTATACATTTAAAAAGTTAAATAGACATACAATCTATAACTTTAAGATTGCAGCTAAATATTCAAATGGGGAAGTTTCAAGTAAAGAAAGCCTAACTTTAAGAACTGCAAGATAGTAATACAAATAATAATATAAGGTGCACCTCATTTTGAGATGCACCTTATTAAATTACATAGAATATAACATGAGATTTATCTTATTAAATAGAAATAGTATAAAAGACTGAAGAAAATATATTTAGTGGGATGTTTTTTGTAGAAAGAAATATTTTTTATAAAGAGATAAATTTTAAATTAGTAAAATGTGATATAAAGCACATTTTATGAATTTAAAAAATATTAGATTTTAAAATGTTTATTGAAAAGGATTAATAGGTAAAAATATAATTTGTTTTCAATAATTTGGGAAAAAATATGAGAATTATTCTCAAATGTTGTAATAAAATAAAAAAATATTGAGTTTTTTTAGAAAAATTTTTAGAAATATATTGTTACATCGCCATTGTTTTGTTAAAATAGACGTGAGGGTAATTAAATATCCCATAGGGACGAAAAAAGTCCCAAGTTGTTAAGAGGAATAGATATAGTAAATTTTTACTATAAGTTATTTTTTAGGGAGGAGAAATGAATATGATGTATTCAAGCGAAGTTCAAGAAATGTGTGTAATTGCTAAAGGTCCAAACCACGGTCCAGCACCAATCCCTGTAGAAGGTAGATGGGTTCAATCAAGAGAAATAAAAGATGTTTCAGGTTTAACTCATGGAGTTGGCTGGTGTGCACCACAACAAGGAGCATGTAAATTAACTTTAAACGTTAAAGATGGTATCATAGAAGAAGCTTTAATAGAAACTATAGGATGTTCAGGTATGACTCACTCAGCTGCTATGGCTTCAGAAATATTACCAGGAAAAACTATATTAGAGGCTTTAAACACAGACTTAGTTTGTGATGCTATAAATACTGCAATGAGAGAATTATTCCTTCAAATAGTTTATGGTAGAAGCCAAACTGCTTTCTCAGAAGGTGGACTACCAATAGGAGCAGGTCTTGAGGACTTAGGAAAAGGATTAAGATCACAAGTAGGTACTATGTACGGAACTTTAGCTAAAGGACCAAGATACCTTGAAATGGCTGAAGGATATGTAACAAAAGTAGCTTTAGATGCAGATGATCAAATCATAGGATACAGATTCGTTCACTTAGGTAGAATGATGGAAATGGTAGCTAAAGGAATGAGCGCTAACGAAGCTATGGAAAAAGCTACTGGTCAATACGGAAGATTTGACGAAGCTGTTAGAACTATAGATCCAAGACACGAATAATCTATATATTCATTATTGAAGGAGGATAATAAAATGGCATTATTTGAAAGTTATGAAAGAAGAATTAACCAAATACAACCTGTATTAGAAAAGTACGGAATGGAAACAATAGAAGATGCTAAAGTAGTTTGCGAAAATTTAGGAATCGATCCTTATACAATCGTTAAAGAAACTCAACCAATAGCATTCGAAAATGCTGGATGGGCTTACACTTTAGGTGCTGCTATAGCAATCAAGAAAGGATGTAAAACTGCTGCTGATGCTGCTGAAGCTATCGGAGAAGGATTACAAGCTTTCTGTATTCCAGGATCTGTTGCTGATGACAGAAAAGTTGGATTAGGACACGGAAACTTAGGAGCTATGCTTTTAAGAGATGAAACTAAATGTTTCGCATTCTTAGCAGGACACGAATCATTCGCTGCTGCTGAAGGTGCTATCAAAATAGCTGAAAAAGCTAACAAAGTTAGAAAAGAGCCTTTAAGAGTTATATTAAACGGTCTTGGAAAAGATGCTGCATTCATAATTTCAAGAATCAACGGATTTACATATGTTGAAACTAAATTTGACTATGTAACTGGTAAATTAAACATCGTTAAAGAAACTCCATACTCAAACGGTCCAAGAGCTAAAGTTAAATGCTACGGTTCAGACGACGTTAGAGAAGGTGTTGCTATAATGCATCATGAGGGAGTTGACGTATCAATCACTGGTAACTCAACTAACCCAACAAGATTCCAACACCCAGTTGCTGGAACATACAAAAAAGAATGTGTTGAACAAGGTAAGAAATACTTCTCAGTAGCATCAGGTGGTGGTACAGGAAGAACTCTTCACCCAGATAACATGGCTGCAGGTCCAGCTTCATACGGTATGACTGATACTATGGGAAGAATGCACTCAGATGCACAATTCGCAGGATCATCATCAGTTCCAGCTCATGTTGAAATGATGGGTCTTATCGGTATGGGTAACAACCCAATGGTAGGAGCTACTGTTGCAGTTGCTGTTGCTGTAGAAGAAGGAATGAACAAATAATAGATATATCAACGCTTAGGAAAGATATAAGTCTATTATAAAGTTTTAATAAATGAGTACACGTTATGTAAATATTAAATTTGCATGACGTGTATTTTTTTATTACAAATATTACTTTTGTTGAAAATGTTTTAGTATAATAAAATATAGAAAAAAATAGAAAAATTATAATTTAGTAAACAAAAAAGGTGGAATTTTAAAAAGATTTGTTTTATAATTATTGGCTAATTTTGATTTAGGAAGTATAATATTATTGGAAAGATTATGAGCAATAAGTAATAATTATAAGAAATTCATTATTTTCCTTAGAATTAACATTGATTTATAATGAATTTTTTATGATTTTATATAAAATATTAATTTTTTATAAAAGGAGGGTAACATGAATAGAAATAGATTAAGCTGTCTTATAGTAGGTGCTGTAATTGGAGCTGGAGCAATAGTTTGTACAACTAATACTAAAGTACATGCGAAACCAGTGAATGAGGTTAAAAACATTAATACTTCTAAAGGAAATTCATTTGGAGAAATTATTTCATCAGAAGACCTAGGATTAAGAAAAGGTGCAGATTCTTCTCATGAAATAATAACTTCAATACCTAGGGGCGCTAGAGTTAACATAATAGACAAGGTATCTGATAACTGGTATAAAGTTGGTTATAAAGATTTTGTAGGTTATGTAGAAGCTAAGGACATAAGAGTACTAGGAGATAATTTAAATCAAGATAATGTTGGTTTAATTTCTGCTAATCAATTAAATGTTAGAACTAGCCCAAATGAAAATGGTCAAGTGATTGGAACTTTACATAAAAATGATAAGGTAAATGTATTAGATAAATCAATTGATGGTTGGTATAAAATTGATTTTAATGGTAGAAGAGCATATGTATCTAGTAAATATGTTAATTTAATTTCATATAAAAATAATGAAGTTAAGACAGAAGTAAAAAAAGAACCAATTGAAGGAACAGGTAAGGTTAATATAAATACAGCTTTAAATGTTAGACAAGCGTCTACTACAAATAGTAGGATTATTGGTAGCTTAAAAGGTGGAGAAAAAGTTAACATAATAAGTGAAAGTAATGGATTTTATAAAATAGAGTTTAATAATTCATATGGCTATGTTTATTCTAAATACATATCAAAAGATGGAGACAGTGAAAAGGTTCAAGTTGTAAAACAAGAAGAAGTTAAAAAAGAAAAAGTTGATGAATCTAAAAAAGAAGCTAAAGCTACTCCTAAAGCAGAACCTGTAGTTTTGGCTGTTAGATCTCTTAATAAGACAGGAATAGTAAATGTAAGTAGTTCACTAAATGTAAGAAGCAGCGCAAGTACAAGCAGTAAAGTTATAGGAAGCTTAAGCGGAAACACAAAGGTAACAATAGTAGGAGAAGAAGGAGCCTTCTATAAAATAGAATATAAAGGTTCTCATGGGTATGTAGCTAAGGAATATGTTAAAGATGTTACAGAAAGCAATAATAGTAACCAAGGTACACAGACTCCAGAAAAACCAAGTACTCCTGAAACTACTAAAAAGACAGGAATAGTAAATGTAAGTAGTTCTCTAAACGTAAGAGAAGGAGCAAGTACAAGCAGTAAAGTTATAGGAAGCTTAAGCGGAAACACAAAGGTAACAATAGTAGGAGAAGAAGGAGCATTCTATAAAATAGAATACAAAGGTTCTCATGGATATGTAGCTAAGGAATACGTTAAAGATGTTACAGAAAGTAATAATAGTAACCAAGGTACACAGACTCCAGAAAAACCAAGTACTCCTGAAACTACTAAAAAGACAGGAATAGTAAATGTAAGTAGTTCTCTAAACGTAAGAGAAGGAGCAAGTACAAGTAGTAAGGTTATAGGAAGCTTAAGTGGAAACACAAAGGTAACAATAGTAGGAGAAGAAGGAGCGTTCTATAAAATAGAATACAAAGGTTCTCATGGATATGTAGCTAAGGAATACATTAAAGATGTTACAGAAAGTAATAATAGTAACCAAGGTACACAGACTCCAGAAAAACCAAGTACTCCTGAAAGTACTGAAAAAACAGGAATAGTGAATGTAAGTAGTTCACTAAATGTAAGAAGCAGCGCAAGTACAAGCAGTAAAGTCATAGGAAGCTTAAGCGGAAACACAAAAGTAACAATAGTAGGAGAAGAAGGAGCATTCTATAAAATAGAATACAAAGGTTCTCATGGATATGTAGCTAAGGAATATGTTAAAGATGTTACAGAAAGTAGTAATAGTAACCAAGGTACACAGACTCCAGAAAAACCAAGTACTCCTGAAAGTACTGAAAAAACAGGAATAGTGAATGTAAGTAGCTCTTTAAACGTAAGAGAAGGAGCAAGTACAAGCAGTAAGGTTATAGGAAGCTTAAGCGGAAACACAAAGGTAACAATAGTAGGAGAAGAAGGGGCATTCTATAAAATAGAATATAAAGGTTCTCATGGATATGTGGCTAAGGAATATATCAAGGATATTAAAGACGAGGTAGTAACAGAACCAGAAAAACCAAGTAACCCTGAAAATAGTAAGAAAACTGGTGTTGTAACTGCATCTAAAGGATTAAATGTAAGGAAAGAAGCTAATACTTCATCTCAAATTATTGGAATTTTAAATAGTGGAGAAAGTGTTGAAATAATAGGAGAAGAAAATGGTTTCTATAAGATAACTTATAAAGGACAAGAAGCTTATGCATCTAAAAATTATATAAATATTTTTGATGGTAACTCAAATGTTAATCCTGGATTAGATATAGGAAATGCTTCAAAAACAAATTATGGAGTATCACTTAACGAATATATAAAATTACAACAAAGAAATAATCCTTCAAATTATTCATACTCAGAATTTGAAAAATATATAAATCCAGCTAAAGCTACTAATAAGCTACAGTTCTTAAGAATAGATAAATTTAGATCAGTTAATGTAAGTGGATTAAGTAGTAGATTAAGTAACAAAGGAGTTTTAACAGGACAAGGACAAGCTTTTGTAAATGCTGCTAAAGCCTTTAACATAGATCCTATATACTTAGTTGCTCAATGTTTACACGAAACAGGTAATGGAACAAGTAAACTTGCAAAGGGTGTAACAATTACTGAAATTGCAGATGAAAGTAAACCTATATATAATGGTAATGGTCAATTAGTAGGATATCATATGATTAAATTATCTAAGCCAGTAACAGTTTATAATTTATTTGGAATAGGGGCTAAGGATAATTCATCAGTTTTTCCAAATAGAGCTTTAATATTAGGAACAACATATGCTTATAATAGAGGTTGGACAAGTATTGAAAATGCTATAAAGGGTGCTGCAGAATTTGTTTCATTAAATTATGTTCATAGTTCAAGATATAGTCAAAATACTCTTTATAAGATGAGATATAATCAAAATGTATCAAATATATGGCATCAATATGCTACAACACCATGGTATGCATCAAGTATTGCTGATATTATGAGGAGTTATCAAGATTTATATTTAGAAAATAATTTCACATTTGATGTACCTGTTTTTGCAGGATAATAATTAAAGTGATTTACAGTTTAATTAAAATAGGAGTCTAGTTGACTCCTATTTTTTTTGCTATTACTATTTTATTCTTTATAATTATGATTAAAATCATATCTTTACAAAAAATAAGAAATTTAATAAGGATATTATTATAGAGTTTCTTTAGGAATTATAAAGTTTACTTACCTAATAAAATAATTAAAATCTTAAACAAGTAAATGAATAATTAAAACTTTTATTAAGTAAAATAATAGAGAAGTATTTTTAGGAGAATAGATTTTGGAATTTTTAGATTGGAAATTTATTTTTATAATAATAACTTTTGCTTTTATAGGCTTAATATGTATATTTAAAAGATCAAAGATTGGAT from Clostridium perfringens carries:
- a CDS encoding SH3 domain-containing protein, giving the protein MNRNRLSCLIVGAVIGAGAIVCTTNTKVHAKPVNEVKNINTSKGNSFGEIISSEDLGLRKGADSSHEIITSIPRGARVNIIDKVSDNWYKVGYKDFVGYVEAKDIRVLGDNLNQDNVGLISANQLNVRTSPNENGQVIGTLHKNDKVNVLDKSIDGWYKIDFNGRRAYVSSKYVNLISYKNNEVKTEVKKEPIEGTGKVNINTALNVRQASTTNSRIIGSLKGGEKVNIISESNGFYKIEFNNSYGYVYSKYISKDGDSEKVQVVKQEEVKKEKVDESKKEAKATPKAEPVVLAVRSLNKTGIVNVSSSLNVRSSASTSSKVIGSLSGNTKVTIVGEEGAFYKIEYKGSHGYVAKEYVKDVTESNNSNQGTQTPEKPSTPETTKKTGIVNVSSSLNVREGASTSSKVIGSLSGNTKVTIVGEEGAFYKIEYKGSHGYVAKEYVKDVTESNNSNQGTQTPEKPSTPETTKKTGIVNVSSSLNVREGASTSSKVIGSLSGNTKVTIVGEEGAFYKIEYKGSHGYVAKEYIKDVTESNNSNQGTQTPEKPSTPESTEKTGIVNVSSSLNVRSSASTSSKVIGSLSGNTKVTIVGEEGAFYKIEYKGSHGYVAKEYVKDVTESSNSNQGTQTPEKPSTPESTEKTGIVNVSSSLNVREGASTSSKVIGSLSGNTKVTIVGEEGAFYKIEYKGSHGYVAKEYIKDIKDEVVTEPEKPSNPENSKKTGVVTASKGLNVRKEANTSSQIIGILNSGESVEIIGEENGFYKITYKGQEAYASKNYINIFDGNSNVNPGLDIGNASKTNYGVSLNEYIKLQQRNNPSNYSYSEFEKYINPAKATNKLQFLRIDKFRSVNVSGLSSRLSNKGVLTGQGQAFVNAAKAFNIDPIYLVAQCLHETGNGTSKLAKGVTITEIADESKPIYNGNGQLVGYHMIKLSKPVTVYNLFGIGAKDNSSVFPNRALILGTTYAYNRGWTSIENAIKGAAEFVSLNYVHSSRYSQNTLYKMRYNQNVSNIWHQYATTPWYASSIADIMRSYQDLYLENNFTFDVPVFAG
- the nagJ gene encoding O-GlcNAc hydrolase NagJ is translated as MKRKMLKRLLTSAFACIFIANGLITTTVRAVGPKTGEENQVLVPNLNPTPENLEVVGDGFKITSSINLVGEEEADENAVNALREFLTANNIEINSENDPNSTTLIIGEVDDDIPELDEALNGTTAENLKEEGYALVSNDGKIAIEGKDGDGTFYGVQTFKQLVKESNIPEVNITDYPTVSARGIVEGFYGTPWTHQDRLDQIKFYGENKLNTYIYAPKDDPYHREKWRDPYPESEMQRMQELINASAENKVDFVFGISPGIDIRFDGDAGEEDFQHLITKAESLYNMGVRSFAIYWDDIQDKSAAKHAQVLNRFNEEFVKAKGDVKPLITVPTEYDTGAMVSNGQPRAYTRIFAETVDPSIEVMWTGPGVVTNEIPLSDAQLISGIYNRNMAVWWNYPVTDYFKGKLALGPMHGLDKGLNQYVDFFTVNPMEHAELSKISIHTAADYSWNMDNYDYNKAWNRAIDMLYGDLAEDMKVFANHSTRMDNKTWAKSGREDAPELRAKMDELWNKLSSKEDASALIEELYGEFARMEEACNNLKANLPEVALEECSRQLDELITLAQGDKASLDMIVAQLNEDTEAYESAKEIAQNKLNTALSSFAVISEKVAQSFIQEALSFDLTLINPRTVKITASSEETSGENAPASFASDGDMNTFWHSKWSSPAHEGPHHLTLELDNVYEINKVKYAPRQDSKNGRITGYKVSVSLDGENFTEVKTGTLEDNAAIKFIEFDSVDAKYVRLDVTDSVSDQANGRGKFATAAEVNVHGKLKENAEVTGSVSLEALEEVQVGENLEVGVGIDELVNAEAFAYDFTLNYDENAFEYVEAISDDGVFVNAKKIEDGKVRVLVSSLTGEPLPAKEVLAKVVLRAEAKAEGSNLSVTNSSVGDGEGLVHEIAGTEKTVNIIEGTSPEIVVNPVRDFKASEINKKNVTVTWTEPETTEGLEGYILYKDGKKVAEIGKDETSYTFKKLNRHTIYNFKIAAKYSNGEVSSKESLTLRTAR
- a CDS encoding endo-alpha-N-acetylgalactosaminidase family protein, which produces MLIKGYESEGHHSSHQDYGNNFNKRTS
- a CDS encoding iron-sulfur cluster assembly scaffold protein, with protein sequence MMYSSEVQEMCVIAKGPNHGPAPIPVEGRWVQSREIKDVSGLTHGVGWCAPQQGACKLTLNVKDGIIEEALIETIGCSGMTHSAAMASEILPGKTILEALNTDLVCDAINTAMRELFLQIVYGRSQTAFSEGGLPIGAGLEDLGKGLRSQVGTMYGTLAKGPRYLEMAEGYVTKVALDADDQIIGYRFVHLGRMMEMVAKGMSANEAMEKATGQYGRFDEAVRTIDPRHE
- a CDS encoding GGGtGRT protein, yielding MALFESYERRINQIQPVLEKYGMETIEDAKVVCENLGIDPYTIVKETQPIAFENAGWAYTLGAAIAIKKGCKTAADAAEAIGEGLQAFCIPGSVADDRKVGLGHGNLGAMLLRDETKCFAFLAGHESFAAAEGAIKIAEKANKVRKEPLRVILNGLGKDAAFIISRINGFTYVETKFDYVTGKLNIVKETPYSNGPRAKVKCYGSDDVREGVAIMHHEGVDVSITGNSTNPTRFQHPVAGTYKKECVEQGKKYFSVASGGGTGRTLHPDNMAAGPASYGMTDTMGRMHSDAQFAGSSSVPAHVEMMGLIGMGNNPMVGATVAVAVAVEEGMNK